One Hevea brasiliensis isolate MT/VB/25A 57/8 chromosome 5, ASM3005281v1, whole genome shotgun sequence genomic region harbors:
- the LOC131168797 gene encoding uncharacterized protein LOC131168797: protein MYYGLKCWQLADLPSPPVWTALKWISDDDDFKPLEVLHTKKCEELADMPLASFADFDRLPKLWDNTEKDNENLHWELTENAETCLDWFNLDLLSLRKYETLFRPLPVFVVPDQLSKLRPLPFPTFLKSNPEKDDENLPMEVSKNGVDTKTRMDRFNLAFLSLRKYGTLFRRRPVFVVPDQLSKLRPLPFPTFLKSNPEKDDENLPMEVSKNGVDTKTRMDRFNLAFLSLRKYGTLFRRRPVFVVPDQLSKLRPLPFPTFLKSNPEKDDENLPMEVSKNGVDTKTRMRSILANFERKNCDAEVALIRMASNTLLKDKKIEVPESLLGKIEIAGALTGKDILEQKNDGSNVGIQIVVGKQDHEPSPPESTGNSKFQNGSAHLLLIVSTVLAAVTLLGAFQPPGAYQPPSFPRVKDLSNNPSRMMRLFLFFNSIVFFTSMALITFLLHNLPILPWLLISVSSTIGAYMCAIIANSPPDVVPVLLIGTSIFLAAFLHCVAPQRKSFNNLQWVCSRIHIT, encoded by the exons ATGTATTACGGTTTAAAATGTTGGCAGTTGGCAGATCTGCCTTCTCCTCCTGTATGGACTGCTCTAAAATGGATCTCTGACGATGATGATTTTAAGCCTCTGGAAGTCCTGCATACGAAGAAATGTGAGGAGTTGGCAGATATGCCCCTTGCTTCTTTTGCAGATTTCGACAGGTTACCGAAGCTCTGGGATAATACGGAAAAGGATAATGAGAATTTGCATTGGGAACTTACCGAAAACGCCGAAACTTGCTTG GATTGGTTCAATCTGGATTTGCTGTCATTGAGAAAATATGAGACGTTGTTTCGTCCGCTTCCTGTATTTGTAGTTCCAGACCAGTTATCGAAGCTCCGTCCTTTGCCTTTCCCTACTTTCCTCAAAAGCAATCCAGAAAAGGATGATGAGAATTTGCCTATGGAAGTTTCCAAAAATGGGGTTGACACCAAAACTCGCATG GATAGGTTCAATCTGGCTTTCCTGTCATTGAGAAAATATGGGACGTTGTTTCGTCGGCGTCCTGTATTTGTAGTTCCAGACCAGTTATCGAAGCTCCGTCCTTTGCCTTTCCCTACTTTCCTCAAAAGCAATCCAGAAAAGGATGATGAGAATTTGCCTATGGAAGTTTCCAAAAATGGGGTTGACACCAAAACTCGCATG GATAGGTTCAATCTGGCTTTCCTGTCATTGAGAAAATATGGGACGTTGTTTCGTCGGCGTCCTGTATTTGTAGTTCCAGACCAGTTATCGAAGCTCCGTCCTTTGCCTTTCCCTACTTTCCTCAAAAGCAATCCAGAAAAGGATGATGAGAATTTGCCTATGGAAGTTTCCAAAAATGGGGTTGACACCAAAACTCGCATG CGTAGTATTTTGGCGAACTTTGAACGGAAAAATTGTGATGCTGAGGTTGCTTTGATCAGAATG GCATCGAATACACTActaaaagataagaaaattgaagTTCCAGAGTCGCTTCTGGGAAAAATAGAAATTGCTGGAGCTTTAACAGGCAAAGACATTCTTGAACAGAAAAATGATGGGAGCAACGTTGGAATTCAGATTGTAGTTGGGAAGCAGGATCACGAGCCATCCCCTCCAGAGTCTACTGGCAACTCTAAGTTCCAAAACGGAAGCGCCCATTTGCTGTTAATTGTATCAACTGTGTTAGCAGCAGTGACCCTTCTCGGAGCATTTCAGCCACCAGGAGCATATCAGCCACCAAGCTTTCCTCGAGTCAAAGACCTAAGCAATAATCCCAGCAGAATGATGCGTTTGTTCCTGTTCTTTAACTCCATCGTCTTTTTCACCTCAATGGCCTTGATCACATTCCTTTTGCACAATCTTCCAATCCTTCCATGGCTACTAATCTCAGTATCTTCTACAATTGGGGCTTACATGTGTGCGATTATAGCCAACTCTCCTCCTGACGTTGTGCCAGTACTCTTGATTGGAACTTCCATCTTTCTAGCTGCTTTCTTGCATTGCGTGGCTCCGCAGCGCAAGTCATTTAATAATCTCCAGTGGGTTTGCTCCAGAATCCACATAACATAG
- the LOC110662264 gene encoding uncharacterized protein LOC110662264, with product MVLQWNPETKDTILKVLGVAIASVLSLVSLLQGSSSAEDHQILSDLAYFHAEEVLSGHLPLNFYVLTFATNVLIVCSGAIIVLLWSIPCRPLVIYTLITVGILYALLMVKITPKFAVRVLGREVSSYALVWSLALTFIFSTFMAYNSLIYACLGLSKLGTWLFAKLKLDTAWNCFCSIQQKLVAVMSNSLRSVCSCWETS from the exons ATGGTCCTCCAGTGGAATCCTGAAACAAAAGACACGATTCTGAAGGTATTGGGAGTAGCTATTGCATCTGTGTTGAGCCTGGTTTCCCTTCTCCAGGGCTCTTCTTCTGCAGAAGATCACCAGATTTTATCAGATCTGGCATATTTTCATGCAGAAGAAGTATTATCTGGTCACTTGCCTCTGAACTTCTATGTACTTACATTTGCCACAAACGTCCTTATTGTCTGTTCAGGGGCGATCATAGTCCTTTTGTGGTCAATTCCTTGTAGACCACTTGTGATCTATACGCTGATTACTGTTGGTATTCTTTATGCATTGTTAATGGTTAAAATTACGCCCAAATTCGCGGTTAGAGTTTTGGGCCGTGAAGTTTCAAGTTACGCTCTTGTATGGTCATTGGCTCTGACCTTCATTTTCTCCACCTTTATGGCGTACAATTCTTTGATATATGCTTGTTTGGGTCTCTCCAAACTCGGTACTTGGCTATTTGCAAAACTGAAGCTAGACACTGCCTGGAATTGTTTCTGTTCTATTCAACAGAAACTTGTAGCTGTCATGTCCAACTCTCTGCGCTCGGTGTGTAGTTGTTGGGAG ACTTCTTGA